Proteins from a single region of Dictyostelium discoideum AX4 chromosome 5 chromosome, whole genome shotgun sequence:
- a CDS encoding predicted HD phosphohydrolase family protein encodes MQTNLFNKWNKIIKISKIENFQEINNKWWNIINERYNEKQRFYHNLTHINELLNLEEQFNCKLKKSEVIQWSIWFHDIIYDPTRSDNEELSAKLFIDFSNDVKLSEQVISDVNKYILATANHTKVKSDEEKDTDLLYFLDMDLSILGTEESVYNAYSDAIKKEYSHIPDDKYRIGRSKILQSFVDAGYESLYKTNEFKEIYGKKAINNLKNEIKKLQQ; translated from the coding sequence atgcaaacaaatttatttaataaatggaataaaattattaaaatatcaaaaattgaaaattttcaagaaattaataataaatggtggaatataattaatgaaagatataatgaaaaacaaaGATTCTATCATAACTTAACACatataaatgaattattaaatcttgaAGAACAAttcaattgtaaattaaaaaaatcagaaGTTATTCAATGGTCAATTTGGTTTCATGATATAATTTATGATCCAACAAGAAGTGATAATGAAGAACTAAGTGCAAAATTATTCATTGATTTTAGTAATGATGTAAAGTTATCAGAACAAGTTATATCAGatgttaataaatatattttagcAACTGCAAATCATACAAAAGTTAAAAGTgatgaagaaaaagatacAGATTTATTATACTTTTTAGATATggatttatcaatattagGTACAGAAGAATCAGTCTATAACGCATATAGTGAtgcaattaaaaaagagTATTCTCATATACCAGATGATAAATATAGAATTGGTAGATCAAAGATTTTACAATCATTTGTTGATGCAGGTTATGAATCACTTTATAAaacaaatgaatttaaagaaatttacGGTAAAAAagcaattaataatttaaaaaatgaaattaaaaaattacaacaataa